A stretch of Acropora muricata isolate sample 2 chromosome 7, ASM3666990v1, whole genome shotgun sequence DNA encodes these proteins:
- the LOC136922237 gene encoding stimulated by retinoic acid gene 6 protein-like isoform X2 encodes MDPDLLKFFPEDSDPWVKVIQGLVSVLVFGVLFYPYFACLTTTYKLIGSLMGFIYATIRFAFEIVSIFHCGSYYDEITREHRALVLLPMLCCLLFILMRFAVLLGIQVRKQWFSDSRSGTCLQRATLSETDAEILLNGNTEIEHVSRLLNLDRNKTALDVKGLRKLLYSIYQPRPDFKFSTQFVSTLIVAGIILYQIVVEYFIFSDSLKKSVPSLCVSNADPKNCENSLHTIIGFTDAASVLCSLISIILLLHFMKCHRDHVFRLYRGERGFYQDVVLSPRDLVGQSLCFSGYQIAYTIIGFVTLFTPLLLISIISGYIVYYKLTQQISAYLKKETLAALPAVVFSLVSFLFQLFMDSFVFSETDSPNVTITVANRQLFSIASYFFFFFNIIVGLISGVFRLLKALLLGIVFMSRIDRTCLMAGYQSWDGAFLTYLGFLNVLVAHSHPVMLVFCHLLINRNSDRGLEESLQQIESSGSSREQSYREGTVRMRRVARFSQKAANRWLLAIMLLRNPSLLKYRRQGGVTRYVDMRSASINSVVGILA; translated from the exons TTATTCAGGGACTTGTATCTGTTCTCGTGTTTGGAGTACTGTTTTACCCATACTTTGCCTGCTTAACAACCACGTACAAGCTGATTGGGTCTTTAATGGGATTTATATATGCGACAATCAG gtTTGCCTTCGAAATTGTGTCTATTTTTCATTGTGGAAGCTATTATGAC GAGATCACAAGGGAACATCGTGCACTAGTCCTACTTCCTATGCTCTGCTGCTTATTGTTTATTTTGATGCGCTTTGCTGTCCTTCTCGGCATCCAAGTCCGAAAGCAGTGGTTTTCTGATTCCAGAAGTGGCACCTGT CTGCAGAGAGCGACACTTTCTGAAACTGATGCAGAGATTCTTCTCAATGGAAATACAGAAATTGAACATGTGAGCAGGCTGCTAAATTTGGACAGGAACAA GACTGCTTTGGATGTTAAAGGGTTGAGGAAACTCTTGTACTCCATCTACCAGCCAAGACCAG ATTTCAAATTCTCTACTCAATTCGTGTCAACTTTAATTGTTGCTGGAATTATCCTATATCAG ATTGTAGTTGAATATTTCATCTTTTCGGACTCGTTGAAGAAAAGTGTCCCTTCACTGTGTGTTAGTAATGCAGATCCAAAGAATTGTGAGAACTCATTGCACACAATAATAG GGTTCACGGATGCAGCCTCGGTTTTGTGTTCTCTCATTTCTATAATATTGCTTCTGCACTTCATGAAGTGCCATCG AGATCATGTGTTCCGGCTGTATCGAGGCGAGAGAGGATTTTACCAAGATGTAGTTCTTTCTCCCAGAGATCTAGTT GGACAAAGCCTTTGCTTCTCGGGATACCAGATTGCCTATACTATAATAG gATTTGTGACCTTGTTTACTCCACTTCTCCTTATCAGCATCATCTCTGGATACATAGTCTATTACAAATTGACTCAGCAAATCTCGGCAtacttgaaaaaagaaacactggCGGCTTT GCCCGCAGtggttttctctttggtgtcgTTCCTGTTCCAGCTATTCATGGATTCCTTTGTCTTCTCTGAAACAGATTCTCCCAACGTCACCATAACTGTGGCTAACAG GCAACTGTTTTCCATAGCTtcgtatttctttttcttcttcaacatCATTGTTGGACTTATTTCGGGAGTTTTTCGCCTTCTTAAAGCCTTGCTGCTGGGAATAGTTTTCATGTCACGGATTGATCGAACATGTTTAATGGCAGGATATCAAAGCTGGGACGGAG CCTTTCTAACGTACCTTGGATTTCTCAATGTCCTCGTTGCCCACAGCCATCCCGTCATGCTCGTGTTTTGCCATCTGTTGATCAACAGAAATAGTGACCGTGGGCTCGAAGAGTCTTTGCAACAGATTGAGTCTTCGGGATCCTCGCGAGAACAGAGCTATCGCGAAG GAACCGTTCGTATGCGCCGCGTGGCTCGCTTTTCCCAGAAAGCGGCAAATCGCTGGCTGTTGGCAATCATGCTGCTTCGCAACCCTTCCCTCCTCAAGTATCGCCGGCAGGGTGGCGTGACACGCTATGTGGATATGAGGAGTGCAAGTATCAACTCCGTGGTGGGAATTCTCGCTTAA